ACAAATTTCCAACTCCATTCTCTATTATTGAGTAATGAGGTTGATGAAAGTGAAATGACCAAACAGGGCATACAAGAAGCTCTCAGCCGTTGGATTGTGGGAGAGTAAAAAGAAAGCCTCAGTGGAGGCACAACTCAAGATAATTGAGGTCATCAACTTTTCTAACTATACATAGATTATCATTTGCAAAGAGAATTTAATCCTCTTTATGCTTTTTTAAATTTCACTAAGGACTTGTATGTGTTCAACTAACACATGACATTactaaaaaaattgttttaacAGGAAAACttggaaagaaagaaagcagAATATgcagaaaagatgaagaataagatAGCTGATATTCATAGGTCAGCAGAAGAGAAAAGGGCAATGGTTGAAGCTCAAAAGAGGGAAGAGTTTATCGAGTTCGAGGAAACAGCTGCAAAGTTTCGTAGTAGTGGTCGTACACCAGCCAAATTCTTTGCATGTTTTAAAgcataagttttttttttttctatttagcTAACTACAAAAAGATCAGAACATCATTGGTGTGGTTATTACTTGTTAATATTCATTTGCTTTGGAGTGTTGTATTTTCTCTTGGTGTATATACTATTATATCATTGATATGAACAAAGAAATAAGTGAAGCAATTGTCTTCACTGTGTATGctttgttttatatatataactttgCTCTCTGGCCTTCATAGTTCATAGTGCATTTAAATGTATTTCCATaatgattttattaatattcATTAGTGTTATGGATTAAGTCTAAGTTCACAAGAACGAATTGTAGAGTTTCCATTAATCACCATGGTCGGAagataaaagtaattttaacaATTAGACAATGAGATAACTCCTAACCATAAATTCAATTGCATCAATTTGAGTATCATGATAAATTCATAAGCTAAGATACaattgaaaaggataagatgcTCTGCGGGAACAGTTGAAAATATTAATTGTTGCAAAAAAGAGAGACACAAAATAAAGTGGCTATTCAAATAAACAAGTTGATATTAGAGTTACACTAAACATTTGTTTTAGGAAacacagaaaaagaagaggtTGGAGGCATGCGCAAAGAGATTGTACTAGGAATCCGTGAGCACAACTTAGACCAACATTTGAATTCCACACCCAAATTCAAAGACAGCTTTATGTTCCgttatgttttgttttgtttgtcgTGGCGTGTTAGATAGTGCTGACGTGGACGTGAACATTAGATACACAAGCCACAGCACGTGCTCTTTCTGTTTCCTTTGACGAAAATGCCCCTCCCCCTGCCCCCTCCCTCCAATGCTTTcactctttctcttttcttcttgtgttccttccctTCTTTCGTGAAGTGCAAGTGCCACTTCGAGGCCTCACAAGGAACTCTTCCTTCTAACTTCTAACCTTATCTTactctctctttattttctaAGCAATAAGAAAAGACAACAAAGCTTCTTAAACAAAACAGAATTTTCCAACAGTTCCAATTTTCAAGGGGgagagaagagaaaagggaaggcaaatgGGAGTAGGAACTAGCACTTTTATTATCAAATGGATCAACTTTATCACCATGGTATGTATGCAATGCTCTTTTCTCTATTCTCTATTTCAAGTTCTTTATCAGTTTTAAGctgcattttcaaaagcatgaTGCCCTTTTGATGTCTTGTCAAATCTGTTGTTTCCGGTTTTTTGTGTTGCATATTTATCTTCCTGAGCTCATGTTTTTTATGTCTTTCTTCTTGCATGTTCCCCTTTGATAGTTCAAAGCTCCATATTTATTTCAGCTCCTTAATATAAAATGTCACATGCTATTTCAAGACTTATGCTGATAATTGAATAGCTAAGCTATAATCCAGAATCCAAGCATTTTCTTTGGTTCCATGATTGAGTCTCTTCATCATAATATCCTTGTTGCAGCTTTTGGCAATAGCAGTTATAGTATTTGGGATGTGGATGAGCAATCATCATGATGGATGCAGAAAGTCTCTTACTGTTCCTATGATCGGCCTTGGAGCATTCATTTTCTTCATGTCAGCCTCACCTAAGcattctttcttgttttcttttgcttttttgaatctttttctGCTAATCTATAATCCTCTAAGAAGCAATCTTTTTATGTTTTCAAAGATCCGTGATTGGCTTCATAGGCGCTCTGAAAAGAAGCTCCATACTGTTATGGATTGTATCCTTaattaccagaatcctacttaATAATATTGGCTACTTAAATTCAAAGCAGTAAGAAATTTTGAATTGTTATCCTCCTTGACATTTAATTTGCAGTATCTAATCATGCTGTGTTTCATCTTGGTGGGAATCCTGATCTTCACAGTGCTGGCGTAAGTATGAAAATTCATTCACCATCTTCTGTTTGGCTTCATGATTTTTAGTCATAAATTGTTTCTTCAAATGGATATACAAATTCCTCAGTATTGCAGCTTCTCTGTAACATCAACATGTGTTagactttctctttttcttttgtgaaTGTTTCTCTATTATTTTGATCATATATGATGATTTGGCTTCTTCAATGTTAAGTACTTGTGTGGATCTTATCTCTTATGCAACCTTGTCATGTGGCATTGTGACAGGTTCATTGTGACTAATAATGGATCAGGTCATAGTGTGGCTGGCTTGAGGTAAGGGATTCAATCAATCATTTCATTTCATTTATGTACACATTATTGT
This sequence is a window from Arachis stenosperma cultivar V10309 chromosome 10, arast.V10309.gnm1.PFL2, whole genome shotgun sequence. Protein-coding genes within it:
- the LOC130956139 gene encoding remorin 1.4-like isoform X2 gives rise to the protein MESSQLHSVDSVQVKELEKPDPPTASAVSHQSLEEPKEHAITAPLVQKVEDSGGNKDAELARVVSEKRLALIKAWEESEKTKAENRAYKKLSAVGLWESKKKASVEAQLKIIEENLERKKAEYAEKMKNKIADIHRSAEEKRAMVEAQKREEFIEFEETAAKFRSSGRTPAKFFACFKA
- the LOC130956139 gene encoding remorin 1.4-like isoform X1 translates to MESSQLHSVDSVQVKELEKPDPPTASAVSHQSLEEPKEHAITAPLVQKVEDSGGNKGTVDSVDRDAELARVVSEKRLALIKAWEESEKTKAENRAYKKLSAVGLWESKKKASVEAQLKIIEENLERKKAEYAEKMKNKIADIHRSAEEKRAMVEAQKREEFIEFEETAAKFRSSGRTPAKFFACFKA